The sequence below is a genomic window from Micromonospora aurantiaca ATCC 27029.
ACGACACCGGCACCCCGGCCGACTACCTGGCCGCCAACCTCCACGCGGCCGGACCGGACGGACTGGTGGACCCGGCCGCGACGGTGGACGGCCGGGTCACCGGCTCGGTGATCGGCGGGGGCGCGCGGGTGCACGGCGACGTGGACCGGTCGGTGGTGTGGCCTGGTGCGACAGTCGCGGCCGGGGAACGCCTGCGCGAGGTGATCCGGGCCGGGGACGACCTGACCGTCCCGGCGGCGCGGTGAGGGGCGCGGGCTCTAGCATGGGCCTCGTCGCCGACGAACGGAGAACCGTCCCGTGATCACCGCGATCGTGCTGATCGACTGCGCCACCGACTCCATCCCCGAGGTGGCCGAGACCCTGGCCAACCTGCCCGGCGTCAGCGAGGTCTACTCGGTGGCCGGGCACGTCGACCTGATCGCCATGGTCCGGGTCCGGGAGTTCGAGCAGATCGCCCAGGTCATCGCCGGCAGCATCTCGAAGGTGCCGGGCGTGCTCAACACCGAGTCGCACATCGCGTTCCGCGCCTACTCCCAGCACGACCTGGAGGAGGCGTTCGCGATCGGGCTGGCGAACGCCGACTGACACGAGCCGGTGACCGGCCTGCCCTCGCGGGCGGACCGGCCACCGTCGACCGTGCGGTACGTCAGCTCTGGCTGGGCACCGGGGTCTCCGTGGTGCCCGGAGCGGGCTCCTCGGTCTCGGTGCCGCCCGGAGCCGGCGACTCGGTGCCACCCGGGGACGTGGTGCCGCCCGGGCTGGGCGTGCCGCTGGCGCTGGTCTGCGGAACCGGGACGCCCAGGGTCTGGGCCAGGGCCACAAGCGCGTCGTAGTGCGCCTGGAGGACCGGCAGCGCGTCCTGCGCGATCTGCACCACCGACTGCTCCGAGCCCTGCGAGATCTCGGTCTGGGTGGCCTGGATCGCCTGGACGTGGCCGGCGAGCTGCGCGGTCACCCACGCCTTGTCGAACTCGGCCCCGCTGAGGTTGTTCAGCTTGTCCAGGACCTTCTGCTGGTCGGCGGTCGGGTCGGCCGGCAACTGCACGTTGAGCTGCTGCGCGGTCGACTGCACCGTCTGGTCCAGCTGGGTGTGGTCCGTCACGAACATCTTGCCCAGGTCCTTGACCTGCTGGTTCTGACCCTTCTGCTGGGCCAGGTTACCGGCGGTGATCTCGAACAGGTTGACCTGGTGAACCGCCTGCAGGTACTGCGTGTCCTGCGTCGACGGCTGTGCCGCCGCCTGCGCCGCGGCGGCGGGCGCCAGCCCCACGACCACCAGCGCGGCCAGCAGGCCCAGGCGTTTGATTCCCAACATTCGTTCCTCCCCCATGAGACGTCGGACCGCACGGATACCCGGCTGACCGGGGTTATTCCTGCGATTCCACCCGTCCGTGTCGGGGGCGACGGCCGTCGGCGCACCGGCCTCCCGCCGTACGCGGGAGGGAACGGGACGACCGGTGCGGAAACGGCAGTGGCGCCCGCCGGAAGATCCGGCGGGCGCCACTGTCAGTCGTACCGGGGAGGGTCAGCGACGGCTCTCGCCGCTGCCGATCTCCTCCCGCTCCGGCCGGGCCTCGACCGGCGGGTGCCCCGGCGAGACCGGCGCCTCGGCCGGCTTCTCGATCGGGTAGAAGAAGCCCCGGATCGCCGGGCCGAGGGCACCGAGCCGGTTCATCTTCTTCGGCACCACCCAGCCGACGTAGTCCAGCGCCGGCGGGTGACCGTCGTGGCCGTCGGCCGAGGTGAGCGGCTGGTGGACCTCGACGAACCGGCCGTCGGGCAGCCGCTTGATGATGCCGGTCTCCACGCCGTGGGCCAGCACCTCCCGGTCGTGCTGCTGCAGACCCAGGCAGATCCGGTACGTGATGTAGTACGCGATCGGCGGCAGGATCAGCAGGCCGATCCGGCCACCCCAGGTCATCGCGTTCAGGCTGATGTGGAACTTGTCCGCGATGACGTCGTTGGCGCCGGAGAGGGTCAGCACGACGTAGAAGGCGAGCGCCATGGCGCCCACGGCGGTGCGGGCCGGAACGTCCCGGGGCCGCTGGAGCAGGTTGTGGTGCTTGTAGTCCTTGAGGCGGCGCGCCTCCAGGAACGGATACATCGTCGACAGGCCGACCAGGATTCCGGGTAGCACCACAGTCGGCCAGAACAACGGTGGGATGACGTACCCGTTGCCGATCGGGATGTGGATCTCCCAGCCCGGCATGAGGCGGGTCGAGCCGTCGAGGAACATGACGTACCAGTCGGGCTGGCTGGCCGCCGAGACCACCCACGCCTCGTACGGGCCGAACAGCCAGATCGGGTTGATCTGGAACATGCCGCCCATCAGCGCGATCACGCCGAAGACGACCATGAAGAAGCCGCCCTGCTTGAGCGCGTAGCGCGGGAACATCCGCTCGCCGACCACGTTGGAGTTGGTCCGGCCGGGGCCGGGCCACTGGGTGTGCTTCTGCTTGAACACCAGGCCGAGGTGCACGCTGATCAGCGCCACCAGCAGACCCGGGACGAGCAGCACGTGGGCGATGAAGAAGCGGCTGATGATGATGGTGCCGGGGAACTCCCCGCCGAAGATCGACGAGCTGACCCAGGAGCCGATCACCGGGATCGACAGGATGATCGCGGAGGCGATCCGCAGACCGGTGCCGGACAGGCCGTCGTCCGGCAGCGAGTAGCCGGTGAAGCCAGCCAGGAAGCCGACCCAGAACAGCAGCGAGCCGATGATCCAGTTGGTCTCACGGGGCTTGCGGAACGCTCCGGTGAAGAAGACCCGCAGCATGTGGACCACGATGGCGGCCATGAACAGCAGGGCCGACCAGTGGTGCATCTGCCGCATGATCAGACCACCGCGGACATCGAACGAGATGTCCAGGCTGGAGGCGTAGGCGGCCGACATCGGGGTGCCCCGCAGCGGCGCGTAGCTGCCGTTGTAGATGACCTCGGTCATCGCCGGCTCGAAGAAGAACGTCAGGAAGACGCCGGTGAGCAGCAGGACGATGAACGAGAACAGCGCGATCTCGCCGAGCAGGAACGACCAGTGGTCGGGGAAGACCTTGTTCAGCAGCTTGCGCAGGGGCGTGGCCACCTGGAAGCGGTCGTCCACCGCCCGCGCGCTCTTGGCCGGCAGCGCTGCTGCATCAAACTTTCGGCGCTTCATGGCCGCTCCCAGAAGTCGGGACCGATGGTCTCGGTGTAGTCGGACTTCGCCACGAAGAAGCCCTCCTCGTCCACCTCGATCGGCAGCTGCGGCAGCGGCCGGTTCGCCGGGCCGAAGATCGGCTTGGCGTTGTCGGTGATGAGGAACTGCGACTGGTGGCAGGGGCAGAGCAGGCGGTTGGTCTGCTGCTCGTAGAGGCTGGCCGGGCAGCCGGCGTGCGTGCAGATCTTGGAGAACGCGACGTAGTTGCCCCACATGTAGTCGCCGTGGCCCTTGCGCTCGTTCGCGGCGCGCGACTTCTGCGCGTCGTCCTCCCGCAGGTGGATGAGCAGGGTCGGCGAGTCGGCGTGCAGGTTGCTCACGCCGCCGTCGATGCCCGGGAACACGGTGAGCTGGCCGCCGACGCTGACGTCGGCCGGGCGGATCGGACGGCCGTCCTCACGGATCAGCCGGATCTTCTTGCCGCCCTCGCCCGGCTGGAAGCCGGTGGTGAACATCTGGTTGTTCTTGTGCGGCTGCTCGATCAGGCCACCGATCAGCGGGGCCGCGGCCACCGCGCCCACCGGCGCCAGGCCGGCGAGCAACGAGATGCCGAGCAGCGGCCGGCGACGGACGCCCATCTCGTCGGCCAGGTAGAGCATGGTCTCGCCGGTGATCTTGCGACCCTCCGGGTCGTCGGCCTGGTCGTGCCGGTCCTGGATCGAGACCTCCTTGGGCAGCAGCTTCTTGCCCCAGGTCAGGATGCCGAAACCGATGCCCAGCAGCGCCAGGCCCAGCGTCACGCCGAGCAGCGGCGTGTAGAGCTTGTCGCCGCCGGTACCCGGCTCCCACTGCCACGGCCACCAGATGTAGACCACCAGGAAGGCGGTCGCGAAGACGCCGGTCAGCAGGAACATCAGGGCGACCGTGCGGGTCAGCCGGCGCTCGGCCTTGCTGCCCGGGACCACCTGCGGCTCGTAGTGGACGATCTCGATGTCGTCCCGCCGCGCGCCCTCCTGGACGATGTCGAACCGGGAGAGCCGGGGGTCGTTCACGTCGAGCGGCTCCGGGCCCTGCTGGGCCTGGTGCTCGGTGTGGGTGCTCATGCCGTCACCTCGCTACGGGTGACGCCGGGGGTCGGCGCCACAGCACTGGAAGCATTGATCCGTCCGGTCACGACTTGCCCGCGATCCACAGGCTCGCGAAGACCAGCGCGACGATGCCGACCAGGAAGATCGCGAGACCCTCGGTCGACGGGCCGTAGCGGCCCAGGTTGAAGCCGCCCGGATCGCCGTCGTGCTTCAGCGTCTCCTGGATGTAGGCGATGATGTCCGCCTTCTCCTCGGGCGTGATCTGGTTGTCGCCGAACACCGGCATGTTCTGCGGGCCGCTCAGCATCGCGGCGTAGATCTGCCGGTCGCTGGCCGGCGCCAGGCTCGGCGCGTACTTGCCGGAGGACAGCGCGCCGCCGCCGCCGCTGAAGGCGTGGCACTGCGAGCAGTTGATCCGGAACAGCTCACCACCGGTGGACAGGTTGGCGCCCTCACGCAGGTCGCCGTTGGGGACCTCCGGGCCGCCGCCGAGCTCCTGGATGTACTGCCCGAGCTGGCGCACCTGCTCGTCGGTGAACTGCGGCGGCTTGCGCATGGCCTGGGCCTCCTGCCGGGCCATCGGCATGCGACCGCTGCTGACCTGGAACTCGACCGAGGCCGCTCCGACGCCGATCAGGCTCGGACCGCGGCCCTCGACGCCCTGGGCGTTGCGACCGTGACAGGTCACACAGCTCACGTCGAACAGCGCCTTGCCCTCGTTGCCTGCGGCGGTCAACGGAGGGTTGTCCTGCGCCTGCACGCCGGGGGCGAAGACGGTGTAGGCACCGCCGGCCAGCATCAGCGCGGCGAACAGCCGGACCGCGGCACCCAGCCGGCGGCGGCCCCTGCTGCGCGCTACGGGCCGCCCGCGCAGCCGCGCGAGCAGACCGCGTCGGCGGTCGTTGTCAGAAGTCATGACCTGTGTCCTTAACCGGTTGGACCTTGTCTCAGGGGACGGAGCAGCGGCGCGGTTCGTGACGCGCCAAGATCACTGGAGCCAGTAGATCATGGCGTAGAGCCCGATCCACACGACGTCCACGAAGTGCCAGTAGTAGGACACGACGATCGCCGAGGTCGCCTGGGCGGGGGTGAACCGGCCCATCGTGGTACGGATCATGAAGATCACGAAGGCGATGAGGCCGCCGGTCACGTGCAGACCGTGGAAGCCGGTGGTGAGGTAGAACATCGACCCGTAACCGTCTTCGTTGATCTTCACACCCTCGTGCACCAGGGTCCGGTACTCGTTCAGCTGACCGAGCACGAAGATCAGACCCATCACGAAGGTGATCGTGAACCACCGGCGCAGAGCGTGGACGTCACCGCGCTCGGCCGCGAACACGCCGATCTGGCAGGTGATCGAGGAGAGCACCAGGATCACCGTGAACGTGGTCGCGTACGGGATGTTCAGCACCTCGGTGTGCTTCTCCCACTGCTCCGGCGCCGCCGCGCGGATGGAGAAGTACATCGCGAACAGCGCCGCGAAGAACATGAGTTCGCTGGAGAGCCACACGATCGTCCCGACGCTGACCATGTTGGGTCGGGTCAGGGAGTGGATCCGGCTCTTGTCAATGGCTGGGGCCGCAGTCACGCGGTCATTATTGCCCCTGACCGGGACCGACGATCAGCGGGGTGCCAAACCGGTCCCTTCCGTGGCCCGATCGTGGTGGTCCGCTTCGCCTGACCTACCCTGAAAAGCGTGCTGCACGTCGATCAGATCCGCGCCGTCACCTCGGCTGTTCCGGCGACACTGGCGGCGGGAGGCGAGGGCGCCCCGCCACCGTTCACCGTGACCCGGGTCCTCACCGAGACCCGCCTGGACAGCTGGCTCACGCTGGGCATCGTCCTGGCCGCCGGCCTCTACCTCTACGGGGTGCACAGGCTGCGGCTGCGCGGCGACCGCTGGCCGGTCATCCGTACCGTGTCGTTCCTCGGCCCCGGCCTCGGCGGCATCGCCCTGGTCACGCTCACCGGCCTCGGCGCGTACGACACCGCCCTGCTCTCGGTGCACATGGTGCAGCACATGGTGCTGTCCATGATCGCGCCGATCTTCCTGGCGCTCGGCGCCCCGGTGACGCTGGCGCTGCGCACGCTGCCGGTGCGGCCCCGCAAGCGGCTGCTCGCGATCGTGCACAGCAAGGTGATCCGGATCTACAGCTTCCCGCTCGTGGCGTTCGCCATCTTCGTGGTGAACCCGTTCGCGCTGTACTTCACCGACCTCTACGAGTTCACGCTGCGCCACGAGTGGGCGCACGAACTGGTCCACGCGCACTTCATCGCCACCGGCTGCGTCTTCTTCTGGCCGCTGCTCGGCCTGGACCCGCTGCCCGGCCGCTGGCCGTACCCGGGGCGCGCGCTGCTCATGCTGCTCTCGGTGCCGTTCCACACCGTCCTCGGCCTGACCATCATGCAGAGCACCACGCTGTTCGGCGGCGACTGGTACCCGTCGCTCAACCTGTCCTGGTCCGACCCCTGGAACGACCAGGTGGTCGCCGGCGGCATCCTGTGGGCCGGCGGCGAGTTCGTCAGCGTCACCATGCTCGCTGTCCTGGTCGTCCAGTGGGTCAAGCAGTCCGAGCGCGAGGCCCGCCGGCTCGACCGCGAGCTGGACCGCCAGGAGGCCCGCCAGCGCGCCGCGGAGGCGAGCACCTGACGGCACGTTCCGGGGTACGCCCCGAGCCCGCCGGGCGGGGCGACGGCCCGGATGTGACGACCGCTACGATCAGCGGGCAGCTACGAGGTGGGAGCCACGTCACGATGAGCGATCGTCTTTGCACCGTCCTGCTCTACAGCGACGACCCGAAGGTCCGCGACCGGATGCGGCTCGCCGTGGGCACCCGGCCGGCGCCCGGGATCGAGATCGAGTTCGTCGAGGCCGACGACTACAACGCCTGCATCCGGCTGGTCGACGACTACGAGATCGACCTGCTCCTGCTCGACGGCGAGGCGACCCCGGGCGGCGGCATCGGCATCGCCCGCCAGATCAAGGACGACCGGGACGACGCGCCGCCGACCTGCGTGGTGCTGGCTCGCGCCGCCGACCGCTGGCTGGCCGCGTACGCCGAGGTCGACGCCACGCTGACCCACCCGCTGGACCCGGTGGTCGCCGGCAGCACCGTGGCGGAGCTGCTGCGCCGCACCCACGCCGCGGCCTGACCCCTCCGGTCCTCGCGCGCCACGGCCACGCGGCCGTGGCGCGCCCCAACCGCATTCCTCACGCCGCTCGGGAGGCCCGCCATGGGCGAACGGACCTGGCCGCTTCTGCTCAACGCGCTGCTGCGCGGCGAGGAGCTCTCCACCGCCGACACCGCGTGGGCGATGGGCGAGATCATGGCCGGCTCGGCCACCCCGGCGCAGATCGCCGGGTTCGCCGTGGCGCTGCGCACCAAGGGTGAGACCCCCGCCGAGCTGGGCGGCCTGGTCGAGGCCATGCTGACCCGCGCGGTGCCGGTGCACCTGCCCGAGGACGTACGCGCGACCGCGCTGGACGTGGTCGGCACCGGCGGAGACCTCGCGCACACGGTGAACATCTCCACCATGGCGGCGCTGGTGGTCGCCGGGGCCGGGGTCCGCGTGGTCAAGCACGGCAACCGGGCCGCCTCCTCCTCGTGTGGCACCGCCGACGTGCTGGAGCAGCTCGGCGTACCCCTCGACCTGGCACCGGAGCAGGTGGCCCGCTGCGTCACCGAGGCCGGCATCGGCTTCTGCTTCGCCGCCCGCTTCCACCCCGGCATGCGCCACACCGGCCCGGTCCGGCGCGAGATCGGCGTACCCACCGCGTTCAACTTCCTCGGCCCGCTGACCAACCCGGCGCGGCCCCGCGCGGGCGCGGTGGGCTGCTTCGACAAGCGGATGGCCCCGGTGATGGCCGCCGTCTTCGCGGCCCGTGGCGACTCCGCGATCGTGGTACGCGGCGAGGACGGCCTGGACGAGTTCAGCACCGGCGCCCCCACCCGGGTCTGGGTGGCGCAGCAGGGCAGCGTCACCGAGGCCGTGCTGGACGCGACGGACCTCGGCGTGCCCCGGGCCACCCTGGCCGACCTGCGCGGCGGGGACGCGGTCTACAACGCCGACGTCGTCCGCCGCCTGCTCGCCGGTGAGACCGGCCCGGTGCGGGACGCGGTCCTGGTCAACGCCGCTGTCGCGCTTGCCACCCAGGGGCCGCTCGACG
It includes:
- the trpD gene encoding anthranilate phosphoribosyltransferase; amino-acid sequence: MGERTWPLLLNALLRGEELSTADTAWAMGEIMAGSATPAQIAGFAVALRTKGETPAELGGLVEAMLTRAVPVHLPEDVRATALDVVGTGGDLAHTVNISTMAALVVAGAGVRVVKHGNRAASSSCGTADVLEQLGVPLDLAPEQVARCVTEAGIGFCFAARFHPGMRHTGPVRREIGVPTAFNFLGPLTNPARPRAGAVGCFDKRMAPVMAAVFAARGDSAIVVRGEDGLDEFSTGAPTRVWVAQQGSVTEAVLDATDLGVPRATLADLRGGDAVYNADVVRRLLAGETGPVRDAVLVNAAVALATQGPLDGDLHEVLRANLDRAAEAVDSGAAAAALERWLEVARTA
- a CDS encoding DUF4142 domain-containing protein, producing MLGIKRLGLLAALVVVGLAPAAAAQAAAQPSTQDTQYLQAVHQVNLFEITAGNLAQQKGQNQQVKDLGKMFVTDHTQLDQTVQSTAQQLNVQLPADPTADQQKVLDKLNNLSGAEFDKAWVTAQLAGHVQAIQATQTEISQGSEQSVVQIAQDALPVLQAHYDALVALAQTLGVPVPQTSASGTPSPGGTTSPGGTESPAPGGTETEEPAPGTTETPVPSQS
- the ctaE gene encoding aa3-type cytochrome oxidase subunit III, whose protein sequence is MTAAPAIDKSRIHSLTRPNMVSVGTIVWLSSELMFFAALFAMYFSIRAAAPEQWEKHTEVLNIPYATTFTVILVLSSITCQIGVFAAERGDVHALRRWFTITFVMGLIFVLGQLNEYRTLVHEGVKINEDGYGSMFYLTTGFHGLHVTGGLIAFVIFMIRTTMGRFTPAQATSAIVVSYYWHFVDVVWIGLYAMIYWLQ
- the qcrA gene encoding cytochrome bc1 complex Rieske iron-sulfur subunit produces the protein MSTHTEHQAQQGPEPLDVNDPRLSRFDIVQEGARRDDIEIVHYEPQVVPGSKAERRLTRTVALMFLLTGVFATAFLVVYIWWPWQWEPGTGGDKLYTPLLGVTLGLALLGIGFGILTWGKKLLPKEVSIQDRHDQADDPEGRKITGETMLYLADEMGVRRRPLLGISLLAGLAPVGAVAAAPLIGGLIEQPHKNNQMFTTGFQPGEGGKKIRLIREDGRPIRPADVSVGGQLTVFPGIDGGVSNLHADSPTLLIHLREDDAQKSRAANERKGHGDYMWGNYVAFSKICTHAGCPASLYEQQTNRLLCPCHQSQFLITDNAKPIFGPANRPLPQLPIEVDEEGFFVAKSDYTETIGPDFWERP
- a CDS encoding cytochrome c oxidase assembly protein; translation: MLHVDQIRAVTSAVPATLAAGGEGAPPPFTVTRVLTETRLDSWLTLGIVLAAGLYLYGVHRLRLRGDRWPVIRTVSFLGPGLGGIALVTLTGLGAYDTALLSVHMVQHMVLSMIAPIFLALGAPVTLALRTLPVRPRKRLLAIVHSKVIRIYSFPLVAFAIFVVNPFALYFTDLYEFTLRHEWAHELVHAHFIATGCVFFWPLLGLDPLPGRWPYPGRALLMLLSVPFHTVLGLTIMQSTTLFGGDWYPSLNLSWSDPWNDQVVAGGILWAGGEFVSVTMLAVLVVQWVKQSEREARRLDRELDRQEARQRAAEAST
- the qcrC gene encoding cytochrome bc1 complex diheme cytochrome c subunit, which gives rise to MTSDNDRRRGLLARLRGRPVARSRGRRRLGAAVRLFAALMLAGGAYTVFAPGVQAQDNPPLTAAGNEGKALFDVSCVTCHGRNAQGVEGRGPSLIGVGAASVEFQVSSGRMPMARQEAQAMRKPPQFTDEQVRQLGQYIQELGGGPEVPNGDLREGANLSTGGELFRINCSQCHAFSGGGGALSSGKYAPSLAPASDRQIYAAMLSGPQNMPVFGDNQITPEEKADIIAYIQETLKHDGDPGGFNLGRYGPSTEGLAIFLVGIVALVFASLWIAGKS
- the qcrB gene encoding cytochrome bc1 complex cytochrome b subunit translates to MKRRKFDAAALPAKSARAVDDRFQVATPLRKLLNKVFPDHWSFLLGEIALFSFIVLLLTGVFLTFFFEPAMTEVIYNGSYAPLRGTPMSAAYASSLDISFDVRGGLIMRQMHHWSALLFMAAIVVHMLRVFFTGAFRKPRETNWIIGSLLFWVGFLAGFTGYSLPDDGLSGTGLRIASAIILSIPVIGSWVSSSIFGGEFPGTIIISRFFIAHVLLVPGLLVALISVHLGLVFKQKHTQWPGPGRTNSNVVGERMFPRYALKQGGFFMVVFGVIALMGGMFQINPIWLFGPYEAWVVSAASQPDWYVMFLDGSTRLMPGWEIHIPIGNGYVIPPLFWPTVVLPGILVGLSTMYPFLEARRLKDYKHHNLLQRPRDVPARTAVGAMALAFYVVLTLSGANDVIADKFHISLNAMTWGGRIGLLILPPIAYYITYRICLGLQQHDREVLAHGVETGIIKRLPDGRFVEVHQPLTSADGHDGHPPALDYVGWVVPKKMNRLGALGPAIRGFFYPIEKPAEAPVSPGHPPVEARPEREEIGSGESRR
- a CDS encoding Lrp/AsnC family transcriptional regulator, with the protein product MITAIVLIDCATDSIPEVAETLANLPGVSEVYSVAGHVDLIAMVRVREFEQIAQVIAGSISKVPGVLNTESHIAFRAYSQHDLEEAFAIGLANAD